One region of Daphnia pulicaria isolate SC F1-1A chromosome 7, SC_F0-13Bv2, whole genome shotgun sequence genomic DNA includes:
- the LOC124349742 gene encoding glycoprotein-N-acetylgalactosamine 3-beta-galactosyltransferase 1-like isoform X1, translated as MHASSKLHSSSRSRIKHSNLKTLRPFCLRRSSYTESTKLPAASNTTLRSFLFLIDAVAPTQTLFRQKNRTVNYFCEQINISYTKMKMRFFKINLSLSCLRYWWIVTVFLGCCSLIGRFLPLNRTAVSIGDVITHSASPPIQQHRILCWIPISAKSKFRAQLIQKTWGKQCDVLLFLSSQADASIPAIGLPVEDAYSTLWGKTSEGLKYIYENHLNEADWFIKADDDTYIIDSHLSMTLYSYSAVTFDSIRFILFFFRYVVVDNLRQFLMSHDISLPHFLGSRFAHNRLLKGYFGGGAGYVMTRETIRIFVEHVYNNGFDMCISGHNGEEDSYLAMCLEVFDVIFGDTRDCNGAERFLQLSLHNLYRPFDYQATLRAFFPSKLGIDCCSNQTISFHPVKDEQLLEYDYLVRYNQLIN; from the exons ATGCACGCCTCCAGTAAATTACACTCAAGCTCAAGATCACGCATTAAACactcaaatttaaaaacactCCGCCCCTTTTGCCTTCGTAGAAGTAGTTACACCGAGTCCACGAAACTGCCAGCAGCATCAAATACCACGTTAAgaagttttctatttttgattgaTGCAGTTGCTCCGACCCAAACCTTATTCCGACAAAAGAATCGGActgtaaattatttttgtgaacAAATAAACATCTCATATACTAAGATGAAGAtgcgatttttcaaaatcaatttgagtTTATCTTGTTTACGCTACTGGTGGATTGTTACTGTGTTCCTCGGTTGCTGTTCCCTTATCGGAAGGTTTCTACCGCTCAACCGCACTGCAGTTTCAATTGGGGATGTAATAACTCATTCCGCTAGTCCGCCAATCCAGCAGCATCGAATTCTCTGCTGGATTCCCATATCTGCTAAAAGTAAGTTTCGAGCCCAGCTGATTCAGAAGACTTGGGGCAAACAATGCGACGTGTTGCTCTTTCTAAGTTCACAAGCAG ATGCTTCAATTCCAGCGATTGGTCTGCCAGTCGAAGATGCCTACAGCACTTTGTGGGGAAAGACATCCGAAGGGTTGAAATATATTTACGAGAACCACTTAAACGAGGCCGATTGGTTTATTAAAGCTGATGATGACACGTATATAATAGACTCTCACCTCTCAATGACACTATATAGCTATTCAGCTGTCACATTTGATTCTATtagatttattcttttttttttcaggtatGTTGTCGTGGATAATTTGAGGCAGTTCCTTATGTCTCATGACATTTCCTTGCCGCATTTTCTCGGTTCGCGATTCGCCCACAATCGACTCCTCAAAGGATATTTTGGAGGCGGAGCCG GTTACGTAATGACTAGAGAGACCATACGGATATTCGTCGAACACGTTTATAATAACGGGTTCGATATGTGCATCAGCGGCcacaatggagaagaagattcttATCTCG CTATGTGCCTCGAGGTATTCGACGTCATTTTTGGTGACACCCGAGATTGCAACGGCGCCGAAAGATTTCTTCAGTTGAGTCTTCACAACCTCTACCGCCCTTTTGATTATCAGGCAACCCTTCGCGCCTTCTTCCCATCGAAATTG GGAATCGATTGTTGCTCGAACCAAACAATTTCCTTCCATCCAGTTAAGGACGAGCAACTTTTAGAATATGATTACCTCGTCAGGTATAATCAACTCATCAATTGA
- the LOC124349742 gene encoding glycoprotein-N-acetylgalactosamine 3-beta-galactosyltransferase 1-like isoform X2, whose amino-acid sequence MHASSKLHSSSRSRIKHSNLKTLRPFCLRRSSYTESTKLPAASNTTLRSFLFLIDAVAPTQTLFRQKNRTVNYFCEQINISYTKMKMRFFKINLSLSCLRYWWIVTVFLGCCSLIGRFLPLNRTAVSIGDVITHSASPPIQQHRILCWIPISAKSKFRAQLIQKTWGKQCDVLLFLSSQADASIPAIGLPVEDAYSTLWGKTSEGLKYIYENHLNEADWFIKADDDTYVVVDNLRQFLMSHDISLPHFLGSRFAHNRLLKGYFGGGAGYVMTRETIRIFVEHVYNNGFDMCISGHNGEEDSYLAMCLEVFDVIFGDTRDCNGAERFLQLSLHNLYRPFDYQATLRAFFPSKLGIDCCSNQTISFHPVKDEQLLEYDYLVRYNQLIN is encoded by the exons ATGCACGCCTCCAGTAAATTACACTCAAGCTCAAGATCACGCATTAAACactcaaatttaaaaacactCCGCCCCTTTTGCCTTCGTAGAAGTAGTTACACCGAGTCCACGAAACTGCCAGCAGCATCAAATACCACGTTAAgaagttttctatttttgattgaTGCAGTTGCTCCGACCCAAACCTTATTCCGACAAAAGAATCGGActgtaaattatttttgtgaacAAATAAACATCTCATATACTAAGATGAAGAtgcgatttttcaaaatcaatttgagtTTATCTTGTTTACGCTACTGGTGGATTGTTACTGTGTTCCTCGGTTGCTGTTCCCTTATCGGAAGGTTTCTACCGCTCAACCGCACTGCAGTTTCAATTGGGGATGTAATAACTCATTCCGCTAGTCCGCCAATCCAGCAGCATCGAATTCTCTGCTGGATTCCCATATCTGCTAAAAGTAAGTTTCGAGCCCAGCTGATTCAGAAGACTTGGGGCAAACAATGCGACGTGTTGCTCTTTCTAAGTTCACAAGCAG ATGCTTCAATTCCAGCGATTGGTCTGCCAGTCGAAGATGCCTACAGCACTTTGTGGGGAAAGACATCCGAAGGGTTGAAATATATTTACGAGAACCACTTAAACGAGGCCGATTGGTTTATTAAAGCTGATGATGACAC gtatGTTGTCGTGGATAATTTGAGGCAGTTCCTTATGTCTCATGACATTTCCTTGCCGCATTTTCTCGGTTCGCGATTCGCCCACAATCGACTCCTCAAAGGATATTTTGGAGGCGGAGCCG GTTACGTAATGACTAGAGAGACCATACGGATATTCGTCGAACACGTTTATAATAACGGGTTCGATATGTGCATCAGCGGCcacaatggagaagaagattcttATCTCG CTATGTGCCTCGAGGTATTCGACGTCATTTTTGGTGACACCCGAGATTGCAACGGCGCCGAAAGATTTCTTCAGTTGAGTCTTCACAACCTCTACCGCCCTTTTGATTATCAGGCAACCCTTCGCGCCTTCTTCCCATCGAAATTG GGAATCGATTGTTGCTCGAACCAAACAATTTCCTTCCATCCAGTTAAGGACGAGCAACTTTTAGAATATGATTACCTCGTCAGGTATAATCAACTCATCAATTGA